In Cygnus olor isolate bCygOlo1 chromosome 22, bCygOlo1.pri.v2, whole genome shotgun sequence, a genomic segment contains:
- the LOC121058559 gene encoding histone H4 transcription factor isoform X3 — MAPVREAVVLRCEWAACSYAAAAMEEFCGHVAQHLRHHLPGERRDEVDPLEEYTCLWQECGFCSPESPADLVRHVYFHCYHTKLKQWGLRALRAQPDVSRCQLDFQSRNIIPEIQENFLCLWEYCERSFDNPEWFYRHVEDHSFCSEYKAAGKENHVVLCGWKDCDCSFKGRCKLREHLRSHTQEKVVACPTCGGMFANNTKFFDHIRRQTALDQQRFQCSHCSKRFATERLLRDHMRNHVNHYKCPLCDMTCPLPSSLRNHIRFRHSEERPFKCDYCDYSCKNLIDLRKHLDTHSKEPAYRCEFEACSFTARSLCSIKLHYRKVHEGDSEPRYKCHVCDKCFTRGNNLTVHLRKKHQFKWPSGHPRFRYKEHEDGYMRLQLVRYESVELTEQLLKDREKRGEALDGSPDCVVLSEGEGNLQGIILEAPAEPSPAENRACEQRAAPLHASACSAASPEAARPGAFPGAPPAPEREPGTPASPVVRVANRTNEHGESETVYYVVASTAAEERLAEPGGLPVEPEENVMDRLQKTAEELGIQIV; from the exons ATGGCGCCCGTGAGGGAGGCGGTGGTGCTGCGCTGCGAGTGGGCCGCCTGCTCCTACGCGGCCGCCGCCATGGAGGAGTTCTGCGGGCATGTGGCCCAGCACCTGCGGCACCACCTGCCCGGGGAGCGGCGCGACGAGGTGGACCCGCTGG aggAGTACACGTGCCTGTGGCAGGAGTGCGGCTTCTGCTCCCCCGAGAGCCCGGCCGACCTGGTGCGCCACGTCTACTTCCACTGCTACCACACCAAGCTGAAGCAGTGGGGGCTGCGCGCCCTGCGGGCCCAGCCGGACGTCAGCCGCTGCCAGCTGGACTTCCAGAGCCGCAACATCATCCCCGAGATCCAGGAGAACTTCCTCTGCCTGTGGGAGTACTGCGAG AGGTCGTTCGATAATCCCGAGTGGTTCTATCGGCACGTGGAGGACCACAGCTTCTGCTCGGAGTACAAGGCAGCCGGGAAGGAGAACCACGTGGTGCTCTGCGGCTGGAAGG ACTGCGACTGCTCTTTCAAAGGGCGCTGCAAGCTGCGGGAGCACCTGCGCAGCCACACGCAGGAGAAGGTGGTGGCGTGCCCCACCTGCGGCGGGATGTTCGCCAACAACACCAAGTTCTTCGACCACATCCGCCGTCAGACTGCGCTGGACC agcagaggtttCAGTGCTCTCACTGCTCCAAGAGGTTCGCCACAGAGAGGCTGCTCCGCGACCACATGAGGAACCACG TGAACCATTACAAGTGCCCGCTGTGCGACATGACCTGCCCGCTGCCCTCCTCCCTGCGCAATCACATCCGTTTTCGGCACAGCGAGGAGCGGCCGTTCAAGTGTGACTACTGCGACTACAG CTGCAAGAATCTCATCGACCTGAGGAAACACCTGGACACGCACAGCAAGGAGCCAGCCTACCGCTGCGAGTTCGAGGCGTGCAGCTTCACCGCGCGCTCCCTCTGCTCCATCAAGCTGCACTACCGCAAGGTCCACGAG GGTGACTCGGAGCCCCGCTACAAGTGTCACGTCTGCGACAAGTGCTTCACGCGCGGGAACAACCTCACCGTCCACCTCAGGAAGAAACACCAGTTCAAGTGGCCCTCGGGGCATCCCCGCTTCAG GTACAAGGAACACGAGGACGGCTACATGAGGCTGCAGCTGGTGCGCTACGAGAGCGTGGAGCTGAcggagcagctgctgaaggacaGGGAGAAGCGGGGGGAGGCGCTGGACGGCTCCCCCGACTGCGTGGTGCTGTCCGAAGGCGAGGGCAACCTGCAGGGCATCATCCTGGAGGCCCCCGCGGAGCCTTCCCCGGCTGAGAACCGCGCGTGTGAGCAGCGGGCGGCCCCGCTGCACGCCTCGGcttgctctgctgccagccccgagGCAGCGCGGCCCGGCGCCTTCCCAGGAGCTCCTCCGGCCCCGGAGCGGGAGCCCGGCACCCCGGCCAGCCCCGTCGTCCGCGTGGCGAACCGGACCAACGAGCACGGGGAGAGCGAGACGGTGTATTATGTCGTGGCCAGCACGGCCGCCGAGGAGCGGCTGGCGGAGCCCGGCGGGCTGCCCGTGGAGCCGGAGGAGAACGTCATGGACCGCCTGCAGAAGACGGCCGAGGAGCTGGGCATCCAGATCGTGTGA
- the LOC121058559 gene encoding histone H4 transcription factor isoform X2, which yields MNLWQLQSLCQSLPSAAARARTCTKNPNVPEEYTCLWQECGFCSPESPADLVRHVYFHCYHTKLKQWGLRALRAQPDVSRCQLDFQSRNIIPEIQENFLCLWEYCERSFDNPEWFYRHVEDHSFCSEYKAAGKENHVVLCGWKDCDCSFKGRCKLREHLRSHTQEKVVACPTCGGMFANNTKFFDHIRRQTALDQQRFQCSHCSKRFATERLLRDHMRNHVNHYKCPLCDMTCPLPSSLRNHIRFRHSEERPFKCDYCDYSCKNLIDLRKHLDTHSKEPAYRCEFEACSFTARSLCSIKLHYRKVHEVGPCSPEARDKRKKKKNTKRNKKKNPTKSPRSPSLQEREGRLHFFLAAALPRVSVTEPDSSLPARSRGIYCSGSRGGYVPLSALQGDSEPRYKCHVCDKCFTRGNNLTVHLRKKHQFKWPSGHPRFRYKEHEDGYMRLQLVRYESVELTEQLLKDREKRGEALDGSPDCVVLSEGEGNLQGIILEAPAEPSPAENRACEQRAAPLHASACSAASPEAARPGAFPGAPPAPEREPGTPASPVVRVANRTNEHGESETVYYVVASTAAEERLAEPGGLPVEPEENVMDRLQKTAEELGIQIV from the exons ATGAATCTGTGGCAGCTGCAAAGCCTGTGCCAAtctttgccttctgctgctgcaagagCCAGGACCTGCACCAAAAACCCTAACGTGCCAG aggAGTACACGTGCCTGTGGCAGGAGTGCGGCTTCTGCTCCCCCGAGAGCCCGGCCGACCTGGTGCGCCACGTCTACTTCCACTGCTACCACACCAAGCTGAAGCAGTGGGGGCTGCGCGCCCTGCGGGCCCAGCCGGACGTCAGCCGCTGCCAGCTGGACTTCCAGAGCCGCAACATCATCCCCGAGATCCAGGAGAACTTCCTCTGCCTGTGGGAGTACTGCGAG AGGTCGTTCGATAATCCCGAGTGGTTCTATCGGCACGTGGAGGACCACAGCTTCTGCTCGGAGTACAAGGCAGCCGGGAAGGAGAACCACGTGGTGCTCTGCGGCTGGAAGG ACTGCGACTGCTCTTTCAAAGGGCGCTGCAAGCTGCGGGAGCACCTGCGCAGCCACACGCAGGAGAAGGTGGTGGCGTGCCCCACCTGCGGCGGGATGTTCGCCAACAACACCAAGTTCTTCGACCACATCCGCCGTCAGACTGCGCTGGACC agcagaggtttCAGTGCTCTCACTGCTCCAAGAGGTTCGCCACAGAGAGGCTGCTCCGCGACCACATGAGGAACCACG TGAACCATTACAAGTGCCCGCTGTGCGACATGACCTGCCCGCTGCCCTCCTCCCTGCGCAATCACATCCGTTTTCGGCACAGCGAGGAGCGGCCGTTCAAGTGTGACTACTGCGACTACAG CTGCAAGAATCTCATCGACCTGAGGAAACACCTGGACACGCACAGCAAGGAGCCAGCCTACCGCTGCGAGTTCGAGGCGTGCAGCTTCACCGCGCGCTCCCTCTGCTCCATCAAGCTGCACTACCGCAAGGTCCACGAGGTAGGGCCGTGCTCTCCAGAAGCAcgagacaaaagaaaaaaaaaaaaaaacacgaaacgaaacaaaaaaaaaaaccccactaaatccccacgcagccccagcctgcaggagcGTGAGGGCAGGCTGCATTTCTTTCTAGCTGCAGCGCTGCCTCGCGTCAGCGTCACAGAACCCgattcctccctccctgctcgctCGCGGGGTATTTACTGCTCAGGCTCGCGGGGCGGTTACGTCCCTCTCTCTGCCCTCCAGGGTGACTCGGAGCCCCGCTACAAGTGTCACGTCTGCGACAAGTGCTTCACGCGCGGGAACAACCTCACCGTCCACCTCAGGAAGAAACACCAGTTCAAGTGGCCCTCGGGGCATCCCCGCTTCAG GTACAAGGAACACGAGGACGGCTACATGAGGCTGCAGCTGGTGCGCTACGAGAGCGTGGAGCTGAcggagcagctgctgaaggacaGGGAGAAGCGGGGGGAGGCGCTGGACGGCTCCCCCGACTGCGTGGTGCTGTCCGAAGGCGAGGGCAACCTGCAGGGCATCATCCTGGAGGCCCCCGCGGAGCCTTCCCCGGCTGAGAACCGCGCGTGTGAGCAGCGGGCGGCCCCGCTGCACGCCTCGGcttgctctgctgccagccccgagGCAGCGCGGCCCGGCGCCTTCCCAGGAGCTCCTCCGGCCCCGGAGCGGGAGCCCGGCACCCCGGCCAGCCCCGTCGTCCGCGTGGCGAACCGGACCAACGAGCACGGGGAGAGCGAGACGGTGTATTATGTCGTGGCCAGCACGGCCGCCGAGGAGCGGCTGGCGGAGCCCGGCGGGCTGCCCGTGGAGCCGGAGGAGAACGTCATGGACCGCCTGCAGAAGACGGCCGAGGAGCTGGGCATCCAGATCGTGTGA
- the LOC121058559 gene encoding histone H4 transcription factor isoform X1, which produces MAPVREAVVLRCEWAACSYAAAAMEEFCGHVAQHLRHHLPGERRDEVDPLEEYTCLWQECGFCSPESPADLVRHVYFHCYHTKLKQWGLRALRAQPDVSRCQLDFQSRNIIPEIQENFLCLWEYCERSFDNPEWFYRHVEDHSFCSEYKAAGKENHVVLCGWKDCDCSFKGRCKLREHLRSHTQEKVVACPTCGGMFANNTKFFDHIRRQTALDQQRFQCSHCSKRFATERLLRDHMRNHVNHYKCPLCDMTCPLPSSLRNHIRFRHSEERPFKCDYCDYSCKNLIDLRKHLDTHSKEPAYRCEFEACSFTARSLCSIKLHYRKVHEVGPCSPEARDKRKKKKNTKRNKKKNPTKSPRSPSLQEREGRLHFFLAAALPRVSVTEPDSSLPARSRGIYCSGSRGGYVPLSALQGDSEPRYKCHVCDKCFTRGNNLTVHLRKKHQFKWPSGHPRFRYKEHEDGYMRLQLVRYESVELTEQLLKDREKRGEALDGSPDCVVLSEGEGNLQGIILEAPAEPSPAENRACEQRAAPLHASACSAASPEAARPGAFPGAPPAPEREPGTPASPVVRVANRTNEHGESETVYYVVASTAAEERLAEPGGLPVEPEENVMDRLQKTAEELGIQIV; this is translated from the exons ATGGCGCCCGTGAGGGAGGCGGTGGTGCTGCGCTGCGAGTGGGCCGCCTGCTCCTACGCGGCCGCCGCCATGGAGGAGTTCTGCGGGCATGTGGCCCAGCACCTGCGGCACCACCTGCCCGGGGAGCGGCGCGACGAGGTGGACCCGCTGG aggAGTACACGTGCCTGTGGCAGGAGTGCGGCTTCTGCTCCCCCGAGAGCCCGGCCGACCTGGTGCGCCACGTCTACTTCCACTGCTACCACACCAAGCTGAAGCAGTGGGGGCTGCGCGCCCTGCGGGCCCAGCCGGACGTCAGCCGCTGCCAGCTGGACTTCCAGAGCCGCAACATCATCCCCGAGATCCAGGAGAACTTCCTCTGCCTGTGGGAGTACTGCGAG AGGTCGTTCGATAATCCCGAGTGGTTCTATCGGCACGTGGAGGACCACAGCTTCTGCTCGGAGTACAAGGCAGCCGGGAAGGAGAACCACGTGGTGCTCTGCGGCTGGAAGG ACTGCGACTGCTCTTTCAAAGGGCGCTGCAAGCTGCGGGAGCACCTGCGCAGCCACACGCAGGAGAAGGTGGTGGCGTGCCCCACCTGCGGCGGGATGTTCGCCAACAACACCAAGTTCTTCGACCACATCCGCCGTCAGACTGCGCTGGACC agcagaggtttCAGTGCTCTCACTGCTCCAAGAGGTTCGCCACAGAGAGGCTGCTCCGCGACCACATGAGGAACCACG TGAACCATTACAAGTGCCCGCTGTGCGACATGACCTGCCCGCTGCCCTCCTCCCTGCGCAATCACATCCGTTTTCGGCACAGCGAGGAGCGGCCGTTCAAGTGTGACTACTGCGACTACAG CTGCAAGAATCTCATCGACCTGAGGAAACACCTGGACACGCACAGCAAGGAGCCAGCCTACCGCTGCGAGTTCGAGGCGTGCAGCTTCACCGCGCGCTCCCTCTGCTCCATCAAGCTGCACTACCGCAAGGTCCACGAGGTAGGGCCGTGCTCTCCAGAAGCAcgagacaaaagaaaaaaaaaaaaaaacacgaaacgaaacaaaaaaaaaaaccccactaaatccccacgcagccccagcctgcaggagcGTGAGGGCAGGCTGCATTTCTTTCTAGCTGCAGCGCTGCCTCGCGTCAGCGTCACAGAACCCgattcctccctccctgctcgctCGCGGGGTATTTACTGCTCAGGCTCGCGGGGCGGTTACGTCCCTCTCTCTGCCCTCCAGGGTGACTCGGAGCCCCGCTACAAGTGTCACGTCTGCGACAAGTGCTTCACGCGCGGGAACAACCTCACCGTCCACCTCAGGAAGAAACACCAGTTCAAGTGGCCCTCGGGGCATCCCCGCTTCAG GTACAAGGAACACGAGGACGGCTACATGAGGCTGCAGCTGGTGCGCTACGAGAGCGTGGAGCTGAcggagcagctgctgaaggacaGGGAGAAGCGGGGGGAGGCGCTGGACGGCTCCCCCGACTGCGTGGTGCTGTCCGAAGGCGAGGGCAACCTGCAGGGCATCATCCTGGAGGCCCCCGCGGAGCCTTCCCCGGCTGAGAACCGCGCGTGTGAGCAGCGGGCGGCCCCGCTGCACGCCTCGGcttgctctgctgccagccccgagGCAGCGCGGCCCGGCGCCTTCCCAGGAGCTCCTCCGGCCCCGGAGCGGGAGCCCGGCACCCCGGCCAGCCCCGTCGTCCGCGTGGCGAACCGGACCAACGAGCACGGGGAGAGCGAGACGGTGTATTATGTCGTGGCCAGCACGGCCGCCGAGGAGCGGCTGGCGGAGCCCGGCGGGCTGCCCGTGGAGCCGGAGGAGAACGTCATGGACCGCCTGCAGAAGACGGCCGAGGAGCTGGGCATCCAGATCGTGTGA
- the C22H11orf53 gene encoding uncharacterized protein C11orf53 homolog has product METAVVLAASLTWCRGREFASSITTSSAYSLPLLNSSNTSLIHLVTTDFGKRVYQGVRVKHTVKDLLAEKRSRQSSGSCFSGSTSTPQSSFVQMPGSPTTAGYYGVRRSFTADLDFHNTKQFVSDVYSSPLGSKPFTCDSSTTQGYPTLLDPYLPEQYGDFRSAPLTPGTSSFFSPSSLPPLLPSFPNDTAHFLLVSDSAVLSPRRQARYAIPSRTIFKPHGSPSPSLPASLQREPWEQTSPDSLGQSDVACPEPPQALPAGTGCLASHEPGGSSPYRSSGWTPASPGAQPYPLHPLEDAHYSPSYAATSPYSFSPFVTAASELASRMSHLSPEPPAELPPLHDNSAWAKEDGSPVWGTYEGRRTY; this is encoded by the exons ATGGAAACAG CAGTCGTACTTGCTGCCTCCCTAACTTGGTGTAGAGGCAGGGAATTTGCTTCTTCCATAACAACCTCTTCCGCCTACTCTCTGCCTTTGCTGAACTCCTCTAACACTTCTCTCATTCACTTAGTTACTACAGATTTTGGCAAGCGAGTGTACCAAGGAGTGCGAGTGAAACACACAGTCAAAGATCTTCTTGCTGAAAAGCGATCCAGGCAGAGCAGTGGCTCCTGCTTCAGT ggcagcaccagcacaccACAGTCATCTTTCGTCCAAATGCCAG GTTCCCCTACCACGGCTGGTTACTACGGAGTCAGGAGGTCCTTCACTGCTGACTTGGATTTCCACAACACAAAGCAGTTTGTCAGTGATGTCTATTCGTCCCCGCTGGGGTCCAAGCCCTTCACGTGTGATTCCTCCACCACCCAGGGCTACCCAACGCTTCTGGACCCGTATCTCCCCGAGCAATACGGGGATTTCCGTAGCGCTCCCCTCACGCCTGGTACCAGCTCCTTCTTCAGCCCTTCTTCACTGCCCCCTCTCCTGCCATCCTTCCCCAATGACACAGCGCATTTCCTACTAGTGAGTGACTCTGCGGTTCTCAGCCCCC GACGCCAGGCTAGGTATGCCATCCCCTCCAGGACAATCTTTAAACCTCACGGGTCTCCCTCGCCTTCTCTCCCCGCTTCCCTGCAGAGAGAGCCGTGGGAGCAGACCTCTCCTGACAGCCTGGGCCAGTCGGATGTCGCATGCCCAGAGCCTCCgcaggcactgcctgcaggCACCGGCTGCCTCGCCTCGCACGAGCCCGGAGGCTCTTCCCCATACCGGAGCTCGGGCTGGACCCCGGCCAGCCCTGGAGCCCAGCCCTACCCCCTGCATCCCCTTGAAGATGCCCACTACTCGCCCAGCTACGCCGCCACCTCGCCCTACTCCTTCTCGCCCTTCGTCACCGCGGCAAGCGAGCTCGCCTCCAGGATGAGCCACCTCTCACCGGAGCCGCCCGCGGAGCTGCCACCCCTTCACGATAACTCTGCCTGGGCGAAGGAGGATGGAAGTCCCGTCTGGGGCACGTACGAAGGCCGGAGAACTTACTGA